Part of the Limihaloglobus sulfuriphilus genome is shown below.
TACAGACAAAGTGGCAAAGAGAGTCCGCAATGCTATTGACAGTGCAAGCAAACAAATAAAGTCTTATATTAATGAGAATGGGCAAGTACCCGCAGTTGTAGTAATATTTGATAATGCTAAAAATGGATACACTGATTCATATACTATTCAAACAGCTTTGTATGGATGGGAGAGGTTTTTGATTAGTACAGGCAGAGACTATAAAGTTGTAGATAGAGGGTTTGGAGATAGAAATAATAAAATGTTAGGAAATGAGCGTAAGACTCATATAAGTGCCGTAGCCTCGATGCATGAATATTGGGAAATAGAAGAGCCCCATGAGAGGAGGCTTTCTTTATGTTTTTACCACAATCAATATGCTCAAAATTTTTTTGATTGGCATCTGTGGGACTCAGAGTTTATAAGCCATCTTACACTTGAAGACAAAAGCCCTGGCAACTTTCAAAATTGGGTAAGCTTGAGAGGTTTGGAAAATGCTTAAATATCCAGAATATAAAGACTCCGGTGTTGAATGGATTGGTGATATTCCGAGCCATTGGAGTGCATGGCGTTTAAAATACATCTTTGATGAAGTGGATATCAGAAAAGGTGATAAACAACTGCCATTATTAGGTATAACAAAAGCCAAAGGAATTGTTCTACGGGGGGAAATTGAGAGTAGGGCATCAGTTTCAGATTCCTATGAGAAATATAAAGTTTGTAACACAAATGATATTGTAATGAACAAGATGCAGGCTTGGAATGGTATATTTGGCATTAGCCAATATCATGGAATAGTAAGCCCTGATTACGCTGTTTTTAAAAAAATCATTGATATTAACGTAAGATATTTTCATTATTTATTGAGAACAGACTTATATGCTTCATTGTTTCGTTTGAAATGTAGAGGAATGGGAACGGCTTTTTTGAGATTAAACAGTCCAGATTTTTTCGATTGTATCGGACTGTTACCTCCTCTCCCCGAACAGCAGGCGATTGCGGATTTTCTGGATGATAAGACGGGGAAGATTGACATGCTTATTTCTACTAAGCGTAGGCAGATTGAGCTGCTTAAGGAACAGCGGACGGCGGTTATAAACCAGGCTGTTACCAGGGGGCTTGACCCGGATGTGGAATTAAAAGATTCCGGTATTGAATGGCTCGGCCAGATTCCAAAGCATTGGGGAATTAAAAGATTAAAGTTTCTTACAACAATAAATACCGGCGATAAAGATACTGTTAATAATATTGAAAATGGGGAATACCCTTTTTTCGTTAGGTCTCAAACTATTGAGAGAATTAATTCTTATACTTATGATGGAGAAGCTGTTCTAACTGCTGGCGATGGGGTAGGAGTGGCGAAAGTTTTTCATTATATAAATGGAAAGTTTGACTATCATCAAAGAGTTTATAAGTTCAGCGATTTTAAAGATATTGTAGGTAAGTTTTTCTTTCATTATATGAAGGCTAATCTCTATAAAGAGGTGATAAAGATATCGGCTAAGTCAACTGTTGATTCTTTGCGTATGCCAATGCTTCAGAACTTTGTATTTGCATTACCTCCTATTGAAGAACAAAATTGTATTTGTGCATATATTGAAGAAACAACTCAAGAAATAGATAAAACAATCACCAAAGCCCAAAAGCAGATAGAACTACTGACCGAATACCGAACCGGATTGATATCGGAGGCGGTGACGGGGAAGATTTGTGTCAGTGAACAGTTAGCAGTGAACAGTGGGAAGGGAGAAATGTAGATGTTTCTCTTTTGGAATATTCGTTATTTTGATTCTCGGGATAAAAAATATAAGGACCGAGGATTGTCCCTTGATACGGGAACTCTTGATTTACCTACTCGACTCGCAATTGAAGCAGTTTATGAGACAAAAGAAAGTTCCTATAATCGAGAATTTCTCCGTTGGCGACAATTATTTTCTGAATGCAATTTAGAAGATATCAGTTCTTCACACGGACATTATAACAACATTGGTAGTATCTTTATCATAGATTATTTTGAAGATGAAAATGGTAATGAAATAACTCTTAGTGAAATTAGCAGGATTACCTCAGGTGATGCCAATTCTATAATATTTCCAGCTGGAACACCTCCACATTATGTCGAATATGCTCTTAGCCCAGATAAAAAACTAAATATTAGTGATTTGTCATTTAATCAAGAAGAGATAAAAGCTTTGGCTTATTTCAAACGAGATTTGGATAATCTTATTCAGACAGCGTTTTTTAAGGAACGTTCACCGGCTACATTAAGTTCAACAAGCAATCAATTCAAATTAACAACTTCTGTGACAGAGGAAGAAATCAAGTCCTTTATATTGGTATACAGGCGATTTTACATGGTAAGTGAACCTTACAACTTCAATAAAACAGTTGAACTTTTTTGTGAAAAGTTACCTTCCCACCCTTTAATAAAGTGGATACGAGCTACAGAGCAGGAATATCTTCATCATTTGGATAATATTCCTTCATTTACGCCCCAGACAAATAACAGTCAGATTAGTTTTAAGGTTAAACGCTTGATTGATGTTTTTCTTTATACTCAGTATGTGCATCAACCAGATGAAAGACGTGCAAGGCAATATGCTGAATGCCTTGCTGTGCTAAATCGAAATGAAGATTATCTGTTATGGCTATTTCTGTCTGAAATAAAAATAAGTGCAATCCATATCTACAATGCTGGGAAATGTATTGTAGGAGTTTTCAATCGTTATTGTAAGGAGAATGTTATCTCTAATGCTATTGTGGATATCGTATCCAGTGGCAGTGGTATTGGTTCGCAGGAAAAGCAAGCTCATAAAGAACAGCGAATATTCACGGCAAAGGTTGAAGAACTTGCAGAGCATTTGTGGAGGGAAGATGGGTGTCCTGAAGTTGGAACTAGATTTTACAGAAAACAGGCAGAAGAACAGTTGCGTAAGTTACTAAAGGAGCATAAGTAATAAAATGAGCAGTTTTTCAGAACGTATGGGATATGTTAGACCTCCAGAGTTTTTACAGCTTGACAGTATGACGGATGAATTAAGTAATCAGTTGTATAATTTTTGTTCAACATATATCAATCAAATAATGTCAGAGATAAATTCAAGGGGCGGAAGAGCCAGTTTTATTGAAGACAGAGTAAATAGTGCTTTAAAAAAACAATTTGGGACTTTTAAGATTCTCCCTTTTTCAAGTCCAAATGATTTTTCAGCTGAAAAATTTAAAGTGTCATGGTCTGTAATAAACTGGCATGAAAAATACACTATTGTGGAATTTACAATTGACCATTATGCGAAATATATAAATGACTATAGATTTAAGGATATTGTAATTGAGTTAAATTCAATCCTTGAACGTGAAAATTCCGGCTATCGCATGAATTCAGACCTTGAACTAGTCCCCATTACAGATGAAACTGAACTCGCAGAAGTTGAGCAGGCTCAGAATTGTGAAATAAATTCAGTTGCTACCCACATGAATAATGCTGTAAGCCTTTTCTCTGACCGGGAAAGTCCAAACTACGGCAAGGCAATACATGAGGCAATATCAGCTCTTGAGGCTTTGGCAAGGGAGCATACAGACAGCAAGAAGGATTTAAGTAAGCTGATAAATCAGACTGACTGGCATCCAGCTCTAAAGCAAGGCATTAGTAAATTATACGCATATACAAGCGATGAAGGCGGAATCCGTCACTCCCATTCAGGTGAACTAGTAGAAATTAAACCCTATACAGCGAAATATATTATTGTTATAACATCTGCACTGATAAATTATATTCAGGCGAAACAAGGTTAATGCTATGTTGACAGAACAGGAACTAAAAAAGGAATTAGCCAGATTGCTTTCTTTGCCAAAAGAGACAGAATGGGCTGAATTCAAGGAAGCAAAGACCGGCTATGATTTTAATAAGCTGGGTAAATATTTTTCGGCATTAAGTAATGAAGCGAACTTAAAAAATCTTCATTGTGGATGGTTAGTGTTTGGAGTTAATGATAAACGGCAGATAGTTGGCAGTCAATTTAGACCAGAGCGTGGAAAACTTGATTCTCTTAAGCATGAAGTGTCTCAACATACAACAAATAATATCAGCTTTATTGAGATTTATGAATTAATGATGCCTGAAGGTCGGGTCATTATGTTTCAGGTTCCGGCAGCTCCAAAGGGGATACCTACTGCATGGAAGAGGTATTATTCTGGTAGAAATGGTGAATCCCTTGGGGGACTTAATTTACAGGAAATTCTTGCAATAAGAAGCCAAAATATTCAGGAAGACTGGTCGGCCAAAATATGTGAAGATGCGACAATCAGCGACCTTTCTGAAGGAGCAATAGATAAGGCTCGCAGTGAGTATAAGAAAAAGAATCCCGGTCTTTCAGAGGAAGTTGATAGTTGGGAAGATACGACCTTTCTCAACAAAGCAAAAATTACGATTCAAGGTAAGGTTACTAATTCTGCTATTATACTTTTGGGGAAATCTGAATCCGAACACTTCCTTTCTCCGTCAATTGCTCAGATGACATGGATTTTAAAGTCAGAAAGCGGCATCGAAAAAGATTATGAGCATTTTCGCCCGCCTTTCCTTATAAACGTTGAACGGTTATTCAACAAAATCCGTAATTTAACTTATCGCTATCTCGATAATACATCATTGTTTCCCACAGAAATCACACAATATGAGCCGTGGGTAATACGTGAGGCGTTACATAACTGCATAGCTCATCAGGATTACTCAAAATGTGGCCGTATAAATATTGTGGAAAACCCCGATGAGTTGATTTTTACAAATCTGGGGAATTTTATACCAGGGGATATTGAAACTGTAATTCATCAAGATGCTCCTCAAGAATTATACAGAAATCCATTTTTAGCTCAGGCAATGGTCAATCTTAATATGATTGATACGATAGGTAGCGGCATTAGAAAAATGTATTTAACCCAGAAGAACAGATATTTCCCCCTGCCAGATTATGATTTAACCAGTCATGACAAGATAGTATTAAAAATACAAGGTAAAGTACTTGACGAAAACTACACCCGTATTTTGCTGAAGAATACAGATATTGATTTAGATACCGTTATTTTGCTAGATAAGATTCAAAAGCGAAAGCAGATACCTAAAGATTGTGCTAAGTATTTGAGAAGAAAGGGCTTAATTGAGGGTAGGTATCCAAATTTGTATATTTCATCTAAAATAGCCGCAGCTGCAGGGAAAAAAGCTCAATATATAAAAAATCGGGCATTTGATGATGAGCACTACAAGAAACTGATTATAAAATACATTAGAAGATATGGTTCTGCTACGCGTAAAGATATTGATATCTTAATTTTAGATAAGCTGTCTGATGCTCTGAGTTTAGACCAGAAAAAGGATAAAATTAAAAATATCATTTACGGAATGCATAAGAGGGATGGCACTATTGTAAATAAGGAAAAACCCCCAAAATCCAAGTGGGTTCTTTCCGAAAAGGAATTAGACTGATTAAATATTATGGAAAAACTCAGAATTGCCAAGATTTAGATGTCTAAACTTAGATATCCTTAGAAATACTTAGATATCTAAGTGCAAGACGTTTTTTGGCGTAAGTCGTTTGATTTAAATGGGTTGGTATTTCTAAAATAAAAAGAGTTAAAATGGCTAAAACATATTTAGAACAGGATTTTGAACAGCATATCGAGGATTATCTGCTTTCCAGCGGATATATTAAGCGTAGTCCCGTAGATTATGACAGGGACCTGTGCCTGATACCTGATGAGGTTATTGCCTTTATCAGGGATACTCAGCCTCAGGAGTATGAGAAGCTCGAGATGCAGTATGGCAGCAATACGGATAAAAAGCTGGTTTCAAGGCTATCAGCGGAGATATCAAAGCGTGGGAGCCTGGATATATTACGCAGGGGGTTTAAGGACAGGGGTTCAAGGTTCTCGCTTGCGTATTTCAAGCCGACAAGCGGTATGAACCCTGAGCATCTTGAACTGTATAAGAAGAACCGTTTTTCGGTTGTCCGCCAGCTTAGATACAGCAAACGGAATGAAAACAGCCTCGATATGGCGATTTTCATCAATGGTGTGCCGGTAATCACGGCAGAGCTGAAGAACTCGCTTACGGGTCAGTTTGTTAGCGAGGCGGTAAAACAGTATAGGAACGACAGAGACCCCCGTGAGCCGCTGTTTGCGTTTAAACGCTGTCTGGTTCATTTTGCCGTTGGTAACGAGAAGGTGTATATGACTACCAGGCTCAGCGGGCATAAGACGCGGTTTCTGCCGTTCAACAGGGATACGGAGAATCCGGTCAACCCTGACGGGCATAAGACGGCGTATCTGTGGGAGGATATCTGGCAGAAGGATACGCTGCTGGATTTAATAGACGGGTATCTCTGTATTCAGACGAGCACGGAAAAGTATTTCGATAAGAGCAAAGGGCTTACGGAGAAACGCTCCGAAGCGATGATTTTTCCAAGGTTCCATCAGCTTGACTGTGTCCGCAGTATCATAAATGCTGTCGGCGATGAGGGGGTTGGCCATAACTACCTTGTGCAGCATTCCGCCGGTTCGGGCAAGAGTAACTCAATCGCCTGGCTCGCCCATAAGCTGGCGAGTTTCTACCAGAAAGACAGCGATAAGGACAGGCTTTTTGACAGTATTATCGTGCTGACGGACAGGTGTATTCTGGATAAGCAGCTCCAGGATACGATAAAGCAGTTCGAGAAGACTGCCGGTGTGGTCTGTGAAATCGATATTAACTCGGCTCAGCTCCAAAATGCCCTTGAGAAGGGCAAGAGCATCATTATCTCTACCATCCAGAAGTTCGGGGTTATAGCAGAGACTATAAACAGGCTTGGCGGCAGCAGGTTCGCCGTTATCGTTGATGAGGCACATACGAGCCAGTCTGGTGAGTCGGCAAAGCAGGTCAAGCAGGTTCTCAGCGTTAACCTTGAGGAGGCAGAGGCAAAGGACAGCGATGAGTTTGATGTTGAGGATGAGATTATAAAGGAGATACGCAGCCGTGGCAGACAGAAGCATATATCGTATTTTGCCTTCACGGCGACGCCGAAGAACAAGACGCTTGAGCTTTTCGGCCGCAAAGATGACCAGGGCAGGTTCGTGGCGTTCCATAACTACTGGATGCGTCAGGCTATAGAGGAGGGATTTATACTCGATGTGCTTGAGAACTATACAACATATAAACGGTGTTTCAAACTGGCAAAGAGTGTTGAGAATGATGAGAAATATGAGAAAAAGAAGGCATTTCGGCTGCTGACATCGTATGTTGACCTTCAGCCGCACGCCATCGAGACCAAGATACGGATTATGCTCGACCATTTCCTCTCGCATACGGTTAATGCGATTCAGGGCAAGGGCAGGGCGATGATAACTACACGCTCAAGGCTCCATGCGGTGAAGTATTACCTGATGCTGTGCAAGGTTATGCGTGAGAAGCATCTGCCGTTCGGTGCGTTGGTGGCGTTTTCGGGGACGGTTGTCGATAAGGACAGCGGCGAGGAATATACCGAAAAGGGCCTTAACCGGCTTGAGGCAAAGGTAAGCATACAGGATGCGTTCAAAACGCCGGAGTTTCGGATTCTGGTGGTGGCGAATAAGTTTCAGACGGGCTTTGATGAGCCGCTGCTGCATACGATGTATGTGGATAAGAAACTTGGAGGAGTAAACGCTGTGCAGACGCTGAGCAGGCTTAATCGGACGGCTTCGGGCAAGGATAGCTGCGTGGTGCTTGATTTTGTCAATGAGGCTGAGGATATACAGGATTCGTTCCAGCCGTATTACCAGACGACTTTGCTCAGTGAGGAGAGCGACCCGAATAAGCTGTATGATATCGAGACAGAACTTCGCAGATATGAGATATTCAACCAGAGTGACCTTGATGAGTTTGCCGCGGTGTTCTTTAATCCATCAGAGCCGCAGGAGAGATTGCAGCCGATACTCGACAGGGCGATTGAACTGTGGACTCACAGGGATGAGCAGGAGCGTGAGGATTTCCGGTCTCTGCTTCAGAGCTTTAGCCGCCTGTATTCGTTTATCAGCCAGTTGGTGACTTTTGAGGATGTCGATTTGGAGAAGCTGTTTGTGTATGCGAAGAACCTGAACAGGAAATTGCCCAGGAGGGAGAATCCGCTGCCGTATGATGTGCTTGATGCGGTTGATTTGGATTCGTTCAGGATACAGAGGACGTATAAGGGCTCGATTGGACTCTCAGAAGAAGACGGTAAAACGGTTCCGATTACCTCGGGCAAGCCAGGACTTACCGAAGAGGAGAAGGATTTTCTTTCAGCGATTGTAGAAGCCTTGAATGAGACGTATGGAATGAACCTGACCGAGGATGACAAGGTTGATTTGGTGCGTATACAAGAGAAACTCGAAGCCGATGCCGAGCTGAAAAGCGTTATGAATCCCAATAACAGCCTCGATAATATACGTATAAAATTTAATGATACGGTTGACGCTCTGGTGCTTGAGTTCGTGAATACAAAACTTGGCCTGTATAAGAAACTCACAGAGCCAAAGGCTAATGCGATGCTCAAGGCGAAGTGGTTTGAGGGGTATCAGCAACAGCATATGAATCTGTAGAATCAGGAGATTAAAATGCCAATCGAACATGGAATATGGAGAATAGACAAGGGTCTTGAGAAGATTGATGTTCATTCACTTGATAAGGAACAGCGACTTGAGGAAATCCTTGACAATGATATATCTATAGCTGCTCCGAACTGGATGATTATTGGAAGACAGGTCTATACAGAATACGGCAGTTATATCGACCTGCTCGCGATTGACAGGGACGGCAACATCGTTGTCTTGGAGCTTAAAAGAAATCAGACTCCAAGAGAGGTGGTGGCTCAGTTGCTTGATTACGCTTCATGGGTCAAAAATCTTACTGATGATGAGATAGCCTCTATATTTGATACTTATATCAATAAGTTTCATCCTGAGAGGAATGGTATTTCCCTTGATGATGCTTTTATGAGTTATTTCAATGTCAATTCAATGCCGGATGAACTTAACGAAACTCATCAACTCGTTATTGTGGCATCTTCGTTAGATAACAGCACAGAGAGGATTTTGAACTATCTTTCAGAAGGCCATAATGTTCCTATTAATGCTATCTTCTTCAGGGTATTTAAAGATGAAGACAGAGAGTATTTAAGTCGAATGTGGTTTATAGAACCAACTCTTTCTCCACCTTCTCCGAGTGGAAATGGAGGTGATAAAGAGCCATGGAACGGAGAGTTCTATGCTTCTTTCGGTGGAAAAAGGAGTTGGGAAGATGCCAGGCGAATTGGGTATATTTGCGGTGGCGGGGGTTCCTGGTATAGTAATTCCTTGAATCTGCTTGAGATTGGCAAGAGGGTCTGGGTAAATGCTCCAGGACATGGATATGTTGGAGTAGGCATAGTTGCCGGTCCGGTTACAAAACTGACAGAGTTCGAAATCGAAGATAAAGGCACTAAAAGGTTGATTACAGAGGACGACTTGATAGATAGTTATATCTTCTCTTATAGTCGCAATGATGAAGAGAAAGCAGAGTATCTCGTAAAGGTTGACTGGATTAAGACTCTTAGCCTTGATGAAGCAATAAAAGAAAAAGGTTTATTCGGGAATCAGAATACCGTATGCAAGCCTGTAGCAAAGAAATGGCAACATACCGTAGAACGGCTGAAAAAGAGGTTCGATATAAATAAGTAAAAAGAAGAAATAGATGGGGCTTTATATGTCGTCAAAAACATTCTTTTCCGCAAAAGAAATTGAGTTGCTCAGAGAGAGAGCAAAGCCTGAATTTATTCATCCAGGAGAATATTCAGGTGGGTGGAGCAAGAGCAAATACGAACCTATGAAAGTTCTTGAGGCATTTCCTTCTCTTTCTATAAAGAGTGGATTTGTTCTCAGAGCTTATCAGTTTGTGGAAGGAGGGAATGGAAACGGGGTTGTATGGGCAATGCCTGAAGACTGCTCATTTCCTGAGCCGAATGAATGCGATAAATTAAAAGATACATTTTTAGAATGCCCTCGTCCAGAAGGTGCTATAGACGTTATGGATGTCATTTCTGGTGACGGCTCAGAGTTATCCTATATTTCCGCTTCCATATTTTGCCGTGAAATATCTGAACTTGGGGCTTACTGGCATGGAAGCAGCTGGTCTTCCCATACTATTATAGACGAAGATACAAAAACAGAGGAGTTTGATTTTGAGAAGATTAAGGATTGGGAGTGGTTGGAAGAAAAACCAGTTAATTTTGGCCCTTCAGTTAAAAAGTCGGAAGATAAAACTTTTGTCGTTTTTTATACCCATTCTGGTCTCATGCCAGGAGGATTATATAAGCATATAGATATTTATGATAATAATTCATATCGCCCAAAATTGAATTCTGAACGGATAGCAAAAGGTGGTAATCAGTATCTTTATTAGGAGAAATAACCATGAACGAGAACCAACCCAAATTTTATGATGACGACGGAACAGAAATTAACCCTGACCTAATCCCCAAACCTGCTCTTTGTGTTGCCTGTAAAAAAGATGGTATTTCAGGCAAAGAAGAGATACTCTGTGCTCTTACCAGAGCTGACCAGCAGGGAGAGGATGAGTTTAGATGCGATGCTTATGAGGCGATGGAGTGAACCTTTTCGAAGCAGGAATTATACCTTCTATCCCATTCGGTGCTATTATCGGATGGATGATATGTAAGCCTTTTGGCTTCGTAGCTGCCATAGCAGGAATGGCGGGAGGTGCAATTGCAGGTTTATTTCTTGGCTGGTTATATGGTTTCGTTATTATATTGTTAATGGCATCCTTTACAATTCCATGGAAGTATATAAGAAAGAAAGCAGAGCCAATGCGGATAAGTGATAAAGAACATGAAATATTGACTAAATGCTCCGCATTGGGTATTTTCATTGGGATTTTATGCTCAGGAATTATTGGATTATTCTGCAATTGGATTCTTGGGTTAGTTTTGCTCTTTATATCAGCAGTCATTACATCATTCATATCAGTTGTTTATGCTCAAATTAAGATAAGATGA
Proteins encoded:
- a CDS encoding restriction endonuclease subunit S; translation: MLKYPEYKDSGVEWIGDIPSHWSAWRLKYIFDEVDIRKGDKQLPLLGITKAKGIVLRGEIESRASVSDSYEKYKVCNTNDIVMNKMQAWNGIFGISQYHGIVSPDYAVFKKIIDINVRYFHYLLRTDLYASLFRLKCRGMGTAFLRLNSPDFFDCIGLLPPLPEQQAIADFLDDKTGKIDMLISTKRRQIELLKEQRTAVINQAVTRGLDPDVELKDSGIEWLGQIPKHWGIKRLKFLTTINTGDKDTVNNIENGEYPFFVRSQTIERINSYTYDGEAVLTAGDGVGVAKVFHYINGKFDYHQRVYKFSDFKDIVGKFFFHYMKANLYKEVIKISAKSTVDSLRMPMLQNFVFALPPIEEQNCICAYIEETTQEIDKTITKAQKQIELLTEYRTGLISEAVTGKICVSEQLAVNSGKGEM
- a CDS encoding AbiJ-NTD4 domain-containing protein, whose protein sequence is MSSFSERMGYVRPPEFLQLDSMTDELSNQLYNFCSTYINQIMSEINSRGGRASFIEDRVNSALKKQFGTFKILPFSSPNDFSAEKFKVSWSVINWHEKYTIVEFTIDHYAKYINDYRFKDIVIELNSILERENSGYRMNSDLELVPITDETELAEVEQAQNCEINSVATHMNNAVSLFSDRESPNYGKAIHEAISALEALAREHTDSKKDLSKLINQTDWHPALKQGISKLYAYTSDEGGIRHSHSGELVEIKPYTAKYIIVITSALINYIQAKQG
- a CDS encoding RNA-binding domain-containing protein encodes the protein MLTEQELKKELARLLSLPKETEWAEFKEAKTGYDFNKLGKYFSALSNEANLKNLHCGWLVFGVNDKRQIVGSQFRPERGKLDSLKHEVSQHTTNNISFIEIYELMMPEGRVIMFQVPAAPKGIPTAWKRYYSGRNGESLGGLNLQEILAIRSQNIQEDWSAKICEDATISDLSEGAIDKARSEYKKKNPGLSEEVDSWEDTTFLNKAKITIQGKVTNSAIILLGKSESEHFLSPSIAQMTWILKSESGIEKDYEHFRPPFLINVERLFNKIRNLTYRYLDNTSLFPTEITQYEPWVIREALHNCIAHQDYSKCGRINIVENPDELIFTNLGNFIPGDIETVIHQDAPQELYRNPFLAQAMVNLNMIDTIGSGIRKMYLTQKNRYFPLPDYDLTSHDKIVLKIQGKVLDENYTRILLKNTDIDLDTVILLDKIQKRKQIPKDCAKYLRRKGLIEGRYPNLYISSKIAAAAGKKAQYIKNRAFDDEHYKKLIIKYIRRYGSATRKDIDILILDKLSDALSLDQKKDKIKNIIYGMHKRDGTIVNKEKPPKSKWVLSEKELD
- a CDS encoding type I restriction endonuclease subunit R, whose product is MAKTYLEQDFEQHIEDYLLSSGYIKRSPVDYDRDLCLIPDEVIAFIRDTQPQEYEKLEMQYGSNTDKKLVSRLSAEISKRGSLDILRRGFKDRGSRFSLAYFKPTSGMNPEHLELYKKNRFSVVRQLRYSKRNENSLDMAIFINGVPVITAELKNSLTGQFVSEAVKQYRNDRDPREPLFAFKRCLVHFAVGNEKVYMTTRLSGHKTRFLPFNRDTENPVNPDGHKTAYLWEDIWQKDTLLDLIDGYLCIQTSTEKYFDKSKGLTEKRSEAMIFPRFHQLDCVRSIINAVGDEGVGHNYLVQHSAGSGKSNSIAWLAHKLASFYQKDSDKDRLFDSIIVLTDRCILDKQLQDTIKQFEKTAGVVCEIDINSAQLQNALEKGKSIIISTIQKFGVIAETINRLGGSRFAVIVDEAHTSQSGESAKQVKQVLSVNLEEAEAKDSDEFDVEDEIIKEIRSRGRQKHISYFAFTATPKNKTLELFGRKDDQGRFVAFHNYWMRQAIEEGFILDVLENYTTYKRCFKLAKSVENDEKYEKKKAFRLLTSYVDLQPHAIETKIRIMLDHFLSHTVNAIQGKGRAMITTRSRLHAVKYYLMLCKVMREKHLPFGALVAFSGTVVDKDSGEEYTEKGLNRLEAKVSIQDAFKTPEFRILVVANKFQTGFDEPLLHTMYVDKKLGGVNAVQTLSRLNRTASGKDSCVVLDFVNEAEDIQDSFQPYYQTTLLSEESDPNKLYDIETELRRYEIFNQSDLDEFAAVFFNPSEPQERLQPILDRAIELWTHRDEQEREDFRSLLQSFSRLYSFISQLVTFEDVDLEKLFVYAKNLNRKLPRRENPLPYDVLDAVDLDSFRIQRTYKGSIGLSEEDGKTVPITSGKPGLTEEEKDFLSAIVEALNETYGMNLTEDDKVDLVRIQEKLEADAELKSVMNPNNSLDNIRIKFNDTVDALVLEFVNTKLGLYKKLTEPKANAMLKAKWFEGYQQQHMNL
- a CDS encoding endonuclease NucS domain-containing protein yields the protein MPIEHGIWRIDKGLEKIDVHSLDKEQRLEEILDNDISIAAPNWMIIGRQVYTEYGSYIDLLAIDRDGNIVVLELKRNQTPREVVAQLLDYASWVKNLTDDEIASIFDTYINKFHPERNGISLDDAFMSYFNVNSMPDELNETHQLVIVASSLDNSTERILNYLSEGHNVPINAIFFRVFKDEDREYLSRMWFIEPTLSPPSPSGNGGDKEPWNGEFYASFGGKRSWEDARRIGYICGGGGSWYSNSLNLLEIGKRVWVNAPGHGYVGVGIVAGPVTKLTEFEIEDKGTKRLITEDDLIDSYIFSYSRNDEEKAEYLVKVDWIKTLSLDEAIKEKGLFGNQNTVCKPVAKKWQHTVERLKKRFDINK